Proteins encoded within one genomic window of Mycolicibacterium aubagnense:
- a CDS encoding TM0106 family RecB-like putative nuclease, whose product MFLSPTDQTAPVIYSASDLAAAARCEYALLRRFDGMLGWGPKAAVDDDLLARTAELGDAHEQRHLEQLRDASGDNVTMIGRPRPYTVAGLLAAAEATRAAVDRRAPVIYQAAMFDGRFLGFADFLILDDGRYRLRDTKLARSVKVEALLQLAAYADALEQAGVPVAPEVDLVLGDGTVASYPVAELLPVYLPRRAALQRLLDEHRAGGAPVSWETPHLRACHQCDDCEVEVRERDDLLLVAGMRVSQRARLLDAGITTMHELAEHAGTVPGLSSRIVANLVGQARLQVAPPIAGKPQFEVIDAQPLTGLPEPDRGDLFFDYEGDPLWTENGRDWGLEYLWGTLTATGEFHPLWAHDRASERQALIDFLALVRKQRKRYPNMHIYHYAAYEKSTLLRLSGRYGVGEAEVDELLRNGVLVDLLPLVRKSIRVGTESYSIKYLEPLYMGGELRVGEVTKATDSITQYARYTELQAAGEHEEAATVLKEIEDYNHYDCRSTLRLREWLLGVAWAEGIAPRGPVSGGPAQPETAAPADDATQRALTKYAGDGTTARATEQQAVAMIAAARGYHQREEKPFWWEHFDRINNPVDEWADSADVFVATTTPHIAVDWNTPPKARKPQRQVLLRGEIAAGSISPGAEVFALYEPPSPTGLSDDPDVRAAGAAKVLDCNEDGTEVLIMHRTGKDGDEFEQLPFALTPGPPPNTKPLRTAIETTAGAVAAALPSLPPNAALDILLRCAPRTGSKGPLPRTGDTARDIVAALRDLDSSYLAVHGPPGTGKTFTASKVIAELVNHDHWRIGVVAQSHAVVENVLSSVVKAGVDGRVVGKKRAPDDAPFTDVPDNQYARFVEDSTGCVIGGTAWDFANDGRVPAGCLDLLVIEEAGQFSLANTIAVASAAHNLLLLGDPQQLPQVSQGTHPEPVDESALSWLVEGRHTLPAERGYFLEVSYRMHPAVCAPVSALSYDNRLLAAESVSGARRLAGIEPGVHLMTVDHDGNATDSPEEAEAIIAAIGDLVGRQWSDEDGTKTLGPEDVLIVAPYNAQVVLLRERMDAAGYGEVQVGTVDKFQGRQAPVVFVSMTASSIAEVPRGMGFLLNRNRLNVAISRAKYAAYVVRSALLTDYLPSTPDGMIELGAFLSVTA is encoded by the coding sequence GTGTTCCTCAGTCCGACGGATCAGACCGCGCCGGTCATCTACAGCGCGTCCGATCTCGCGGCCGCGGCGCGGTGCGAGTACGCGCTGCTGCGCCGGTTCGACGGGATGCTGGGCTGGGGACCGAAAGCCGCCGTAGACGACGACCTGCTGGCCCGCACCGCCGAACTCGGCGACGCCCATGAGCAACGGCACCTGGAGCAGCTGCGGGACGCGTCCGGGGACAACGTCACGATGATCGGTCGCCCGCGGCCGTACACGGTGGCCGGGCTGCTCGCGGCGGCCGAGGCCACCCGGGCAGCCGTCGACCGCCGGGCACCGGTGATCTATCAGGCGGCGATGTTCGACGGCCGCTTCCTGGGTTTCGCCGACTTCCTGATCCTGGATGACGGGCGTTATCGACTTCGGGACACAAAGCTCGCCCGCTCGGTGAAGGTCGAAGCACTCCTGCAGCTGGCGGCCTACGCCGATGCGCTGGAGCAGGCAGGCGTGCCGGTCGCACCGGAGGTCGACCTGGTGCTCGGGGACGGCACCGTCGCCAGTTATCCGGTGGCCGAACTGCTTCCGGTCTACCTGCCGCGGCGGGCCGCGCTGCAGCGGCTGCTCGACGAGCACCGGGCCGGCGGGGCGCCGGTGTCCTGGGAGACCCCGCACCTGCGGGCCTGTCACCAATGCGATGACTGCGAAGTCGAAGTCCGCGAGCGGGACGATCTGCTGCTGGTGGCCGGCATGCGGGTGAGCCAGCGGGCCCGGCTGCTCGACGCCGGGATCACCACCATGCACGAGTTGGCCGAACACGCCGGCACGGTGCCCGGACTCTCGTCACGCATCGTGGCGAATCTCGTCGGGCAGGCGCGCCTGCAGGTCGCTCCCCCCATCGCGGGCAAGCCCCAGTTCGAGGTGATCGACGCGCAGCCCTTGACCGGCCTGCCCGAGCCCGACCGTGGCGACCTGTTCTTCGACTACGAAGGTGACCCCCTGTGGACCGAGAACGGCAGGGACTGGGGTCTGGAATACCTGTGGGGCACCCTGACCGCGACCGGCGAGTTCCATCCGCTGTGGGCGCACGACCGGGCCAGTGAACGGCAGGCGCTCATCGACTTCCTGGCGTTGGTGCGCAAGCAGCGCAAGCGGTACCCGAACATGCACATCTACCACTACGCGGCCTACGAGAAGAGCACGCTGCTGCGGTTGTCCGGGCGCTACGGCGTCGGCGAGGCCGAGGTGGACGAGCTGCTCCGCAACGGCGTGCTGGTGGACCTTCTGCCGTTGGTACGCAAGAGCATTCGCGTCGGTACCGAGAGCTACAGCATCAAGTACCTGGAGCCCCTGTACATGGGCGGCGAGCTGCGCGTCGGCGAGGTCACCAAAGCCACCGACTCGATCACGCAGTACGCGCGCTACACCGAGCTGCAGGCCGCCGGGGAGCACGAGGAAGCGGCGACGGTCCTCAAGGAGATCGAGGACTACAACCACTACGACTGCCGCTCCACGCTGCGGCTGCGCGAGTGGCTGCTCGGGGTGGCGTGGGCCGAGGGCATCGCGCCCCGCGGACCGGTCAGCGGCGGGCCCGCACAACCCGAGACCGCGGCGCCGGCCGACGACGCGACGCAGCGTGCCCTGACCAAGTACGCAGGCGACGGCACCACGGCGCGCGCCACCGAGCAGCAGGCCGTGGCCATGATCGCCGCAGCCCGCGGGTACCACCAACGCGAGGAAAAGCCGTTCTGGTGGGAGCATTTCGACCGCATCAACAATCCGGTCGACGAATGGGCCGACAGCGCAGACGTTTTCGTGGCCACGACCACCCCGCACATCGCCGTCGATTGGAACACACCGCCCAAGGCCCGAAAGCCACAGCGCCAGGTGCTGTTGCGCGGCGAGATCGCCGCCGGCTCGATCTCGCCCGGCGCCGAGGTCTTCGCCCTCTATGAACCACCTTCTCCGACCGGGCTCTCCGACGATCCGGACGTCCGGGCCGCCGGCGCCGCCAAGGTGTTGGACTGCAACGAGGACGGCACCGAGGTGCTGATCATGCACCGCACCGGCAAGGACGGCGACGAGTTCGAACAGCTGCCGTTCGCCCTGACGCCCGGCCCGCCGCCGAACACCAAACCACTGCGGACCGCGATCGAGACGACCGCAGGCGCGGTGGCCGCAGCGTTGCCGTCACTTCCGCCCAATGCGGCGTTGGACATCCTGTTGCGCTGCGCCCCACGCACCGGATCCAAGGGGCCGCTCCCCCGTACCGGTGACACTGCGCGGGATATCGTTGCCGCCCTTCGGGATCTGGATTCCTCGTACCTCGCTGTGCACGGCCCGCCGGGAACCGGAAAGACCTTCACCGCCTCGAAGGTCATCGCCGAGCTGGTCAACCACGACCACTGGCGCATCGGTGTGGTGGCGCAGTCACACGCTGTCGTGGAGAACGTGCTCAGCAGCGTGGTCAAGGCCGGGGTCGACGGCCGAGTGGTCGGCAAGAAGCGCGCGCCCGACGATGCCCCGTTCACCGACGTCCCGGACAACCAGTACGCACGCTTCGTCGAGGACAGCACTGGCTGCGTGATCGGCGGCACCGCGTGGGATTTCGCCAACGACGGGCGCGTCCCGGCGGGCTGCCTCGATCTGCTCGTCATCGAGGAGGCCGGCCAGTTCAGCCTGGCCAACACCATCGCCGTCGCGTCGGCAGCGCACAATCTGCTGTTGCTCGGTGATCCGCAGCAGCTGCCGCAGGTCAGCCAGGGCACCCACCCGGAGCCGGTGGACGAGTCGGCCCTGAGCTGGCTGGTCGAGGGGCGCCACACGCTGCCCGCCGAACGCGGCTACTTCCTGGAGGTCTCGTACCGGATGCACCCGGCCGTGTGCGCCCCGGTATCGGCACTGTCGTACGACAACCGCCTGCTGGCCGCCGAAAGTGTCAGCGGCGCGCGGAGATTGGCCGGTATCGAACCCGGCGTGCACCTGATGACGGTCGACCACGACGGCAACGCGACCGACAGCCCCGAGGAAGCCGAGGCGATCATCGCGGCCATCGGCGATCTGGTCGGCCGGCAGTGGTCCGACGAGGACGGCACGAAAACCCTTGGCCCCGAAGATGTTCTGATCGTGGCCCCGTACAACGCGCAGGTGGTGCTGCTACGCGAGCGGATGGACGCGGCCGGGTACGGCGAGGTCCAGGTGGGCACCGTCGACAAGTTCCAGGGGCGACAGGCGCCCGTGGTGTTCGTGTCGATGACGGCGTCATCCATCGCCGAGGTCCCCCGCGGCATGGGTTTCCTGCTGAACCGCAACCGGCTCAACGTGGCGATCAGCCGCGCCAAGTACGCCGCCTACGTGGTGCGTTCGGCGTTGTTGACCGACTACCTCCCGTCGACCCCGGACGGGATGATCGAGCTCGGCGCGTTCCTGTCGGTGACCGCATGA
- a CDS encoding LppP/LprE family lipoprotein, producing MTIAVAALAAASLSACGSGDSTASKTPDPTAPAAVKKSAAPTVVAGPTTSAAPADPCAVSLTAPDIAKAVSTLPADPRSKQGWSPEPLAGNYNQCAPLSVVIVKANTNAEQPNTRAVMFHLGQFIPTGVPDTYGFNGIDLAATTGDTVALSYTNPATGLKSLVRFHWNGNGVELIGNTR from the coding sequence ATGACGATCGCGGTGGCCGCACTCGCGGCGGCAAGCCTGTCCGCATGTGGGTCGGGCGACTCGACGGCCTCCAAGACTCCTGATCCGACGGCGCCGGCCGCAGTCAAGAAATCTGCCGCGCCGACCGTCGTCGCAGGTCCGACGACCAGCGCGGCACCGGCGGACCCCTGCGCCGTCAGTCTCACCGCTCCTGATATCGCCAAAGCGGTGTCCACGCTGCCGGCCGATCCCCGCAGCAAGCAGGGCTGGAGCCCGGAGCCACTGGCCGGCAACTACAACCAGTGCGCGCCACTGTCGGTGGTGATTGTGAAGGCGAACACCAACGCCGAGCAGCCGAACACCCGGGCCGTGATGTTCCACCTGGGCCAATTCATCCCGACCGGTGTGCCCGACACATACGGGTTCAACGGCATCGACCTGGCCGCAACCACCGGCGACACCGTCGCCCTGAGCTACACCAACCCGGCGACCGGGCTCAAGAGCCTCGTGCGATTCCACTGGAACGGCAACGGCGTCGAGTTGATCGGCAATACGCGCTAG
- a CDS encoding DEAD/DEAH box helicase, which yields MTTSLPEADPDSGGQNTTTEPASDTSAETGAEVTFADLNIRPEVLRALTDVGYESPSPIQAATIPAILNGSDVVGLAQTGTGKTAAFAVPVLSKIDPTSRNTQCLVLAPTRELALQVAEAFGKYGAHLNINVLPIYGGSSYTPQLAGLKRGAQVVVGTPGRVIDHLSKGSLDLSHLDYLVLDEADEMLQMGFAEDVERILADTPEYKQVALFSATMPPAIKKITARYLHDPVEVTIKAKAQTAENITQRYIQVAGPRKMDAITRLLEVEPFEAMIVFVRTKQATEEVAEKLRARGFSAAAINGDIAQAVRERTINALKDGSIDILIATDVAARGLDVERISHVLNYDIPHDPESYVHRIGRTGRAGRSGTALLFVTPRERHLLNSIERVTRKKLIESQLPSVDDVNAQRVAKFRDSITDALNAPGIELFRRLIEDYERDNNVPMGDVAAALAALTQGGEEFLMKEPPPEKRRERPDRDDRGDRGDRERKPRSTRDDLATYRIAVGKRHKVMPGAIVGAIANEGGLNRSDFGHISIRVDHSLVELPAKLSKDTLKKLESTRISGQLIHLELDKGGHSGGYQDRGGRPDRGSDRGSYSDRGGRQDRGPRQGGGRDDDRRGGKHESRGEGKRKYK from the coding sequence ATGACGACGTCTTTGCCCGAGGCCGACCCGGATTCGGGCGGCCAGAACACCACCACTGAACCCGCTTCTGACACCTCCGCCGAAACCGGCGCCGAGGTCACCTTCGCCGACCTGAACATCCGTCCGGAGGTGCTGCGGGCGCTGACCGACGTCGGCTACGAGTCTCCGTCGCCCATCCAGGCGGCCACCATCCCCGCGATTCTGAACGGGTCCGACGTCGTCGGCCTCGCCCAGACCGGTACCGGCAAGACCGCCGCCTTCGCGGTTCCCGTGCTGTCCAAGATCGACCCCACCAGCCGCAACACCCAGTGTCTGGTGCTGGCGCCGACTCGCGAGCTGGCGCTGCAGGTGGCCGAGGCGTTCGGCAAGTACGGCGCGCACCTGAACATCAACGTGCTGCCCATCTACGGCGGCTCGTCGTATACGCCGCAGTTGGCCGGTCTGAAGCGCGGTGCGCAGGTGGTGGTCGGTACCCCGGGCCGCGTGATCGACCACCTGTCGAAGGGCAGCCTGGACCTCTCGCACCTGGATTACCTGGTGCTCGACGAGGCTGACGAGATGCTGCAGATGGGCTTCGCCGAGGACGTCGAGCGCATCCTGGCCGACACCCCGGAGTACAAGCAGGTCGCACTCTTCTCGGCGACCATGCCGCCGGCCATCAAGAAGATCACCGCCCGGTATCTGCACGACCCGGTCGAAGTGACCATCAAGGCCAAGGCGCAGACCGCCGAGAACATCACGCAGCGGTACATCCAGGTGGCCGGACCCCGCAAGATGGACGCCATCACCCGGCTGCTCGAGGTCGAGCCGTTCGAGGCGATGATCGTCTTCGTCCGCACCAAGCAGGCCACCGAGGAAGTTGCCGAAAAGCTCAGGGCCCGTGGCTTTTCCGCGGCCGCCATCAACGGCGACATTGCCCAGGCGGTTCGTGAGCGCACCATCAACGCGCTCAAGGACGGCTCGATCGACATCCTGATCGCCACCGATGTCGCGGCCCGTGGCCTGGACGTCGAACGTATCTCGCACGTGCTGAACTACGACATCCCGCACGACCCCGAGTCCTACGTGCACCGCATCGGGCGTACCGGCCGCGCGGGTCGGTCGGGCACCGCGCTGCTGTTCGTCACGCCGCGCGAACGGCACCTGCTCAACTCGATCGAGCGCGTCACGCGGAAGAAACTCATCGAGTCCCAGCTGCCTTCGGTCGACGACGTCAATGCGCAGCGGGTCGCCAAGTTCCGCGACTCGATCACCGATGCCCTCAATGCACCGGGCATCGAGTTGTTCCGCCGGCTGATCGAGGACTACGAACGCGACAACAATGTGCCGATGGGCGACGTCGCGGCGGCATTGGCAGCGCTGACTCAGGGCGGCGAAGAGTTCCTGATGAAGGAGCCGCCGCCGGAGAAGCGGCGCGAGCGTCCGGATCGGGACGACCGTGGTGACCGTGGGGACCGCGAACGTAAGCCCCGGTCGACCCGCGACGACCTGGCCACCTACCGCATTGCGGTGGGCAAGCGGCACAAGGTGATGCCGGGTGCCATCGTCGGCGCCATCGCCAACGAGGGTGGCCTCAATCGCAGCGATTTCGGGCACATCAGCATCCGCGTCGACCACTCGCTGGTCGAGCTGCCCGCCAAGTTGAGCAAGGACACGCTCAAAAAGCTTGAGAGCACCCGCATTTCGGGCCAGTTGATCCACCTGGAGCTGGACAAGGGTGGGCATTCCGGCGGTTACCAGGATCGTGGCGGACGCCCTGACCGTGGCTCGGACCGGGGTTCGTACTCCGACCGCGGCGGCCGCCAGGACCGTGGGCCACGTCAGGGTGGCGGACGTGACGACGATCGCCGTGGCGGCAAGCACGAAAGCCGAGGCGAGGGCAAGCGCAAGTACAAGTGA
- a CDS encoding acyltransferase family protein yields the protein MTRVDSLTGVRALAALLVVLTHAAFTTGKYTQDYVGLMYSRAEIGVPIFFVLSGFLLFTPWVKALARTDAEKPYEAPSVRRYARHRVRRIMPAYVVTVLAAYALYHFRTAGPNPGHTWLGLIRNLTLTQIYTDNYLFSWLHQGLTQMWSLAVEAAFYVALPVLAYLLMVVLCRRQWRPGVLLGALGTLAASSFGWLTLVHTTHFLPDGARLWLPTYLIWFVGGMLLSVLSAMGVRAYGFLCIPLALVCYLIASTPIAGAPTTSPATLPQSLWKAVLYAAIATLLVAPLGLGNRGWYASLLGSRPVVFLGEISYEIFLVHLVIMELVMVEVMHQHIWTGSTLALFTLTMLFTVPAAWLLHRFTRVRN from the coding sequence GTGACCCGGGTTGATTCACTCACCGGGGTCCGTGCTCTCGCCGCTTTGCTGGTGGTGCTGACCCACGCGGCATTCACGACGGGTAAGTACACGCAAGACTACGTCGGGTTGATGTACTCGCGCGCCGAGATCGGCGTGCCGATCTTCTTCGTGCTGTCGGGCTTCCTGCTGTTCACCCCGTGGGTGAAGGCGTTGGCTCGTACCGATGCCGAAAAGCCTTACGAGGCACCGTCAGTGCGGCGTTACGCCCGGCACCGGGTCCGACGGATCATGCCCGCCTACGTGGTCACGGTGTTGGCGGCCTACGCGTTGTATCACTTCCGGACGGCCGGACCGAATCCCGGCCACACCTGGCTGGGGCTGATCCGCAACCTCACGCTCACCCAGATCTACACCGACAACTACCTGTTCTCCTGGCTGCATCAGGGCCTCACCCAGATGTGGAGCCTGGCGGTGGAAGCCGCGTTCTACGTTGCCCTTCCGGTGCTGGCCTACCTGCTGATGGTGGTGCTGTGCCGGCGGCAATGGCGGCCGGGGGTGTTGCTCGGGGCGCTCGGGACCCTGGCCGCATCGAGCTTCGGGTGGCTGACCCTGGTGCACACCACGCATTTCCTGCCCGACGGCGCCCGGCTGTGGTTGCCCACCTACTTGATCTGGTTCGTCGGCGGCATGCTGCTGTCCGTGTTGTCCGCGATGGGTGTGCGTGCCTACGGATTCCTGTGCATCCCACTGGCATTGGTCTGCTACCTCATCGCGTCGACGCCCATCGCCGGGGCTCCGACCACCTCGCCCGCGACGCTGCCGCAAAGCCTGTGGAAGGCGGTGCTCTACGCGGCCATCGCCACATTGCTCGTCGCACCGCTGGGTCTGGGGAACCGCGGTTGGTACGCGTCACTGCTGGGCAGCCGGCCGGTGGTCTTCCTCGGTGAGATCTCCTACGAGATCTTCCTGGTGCACCTGGTCATCATGGAACTGGTCATGGTCGAAGTGATGCACCAGCACATCTGGACGGGGTCGACTTTGGCGTTGTTCACCCTGACAATGCTGTTCACCGTTCCGGCGGCGTGGCTACTGCACCGATTCACGCGAGTCCGAAACTAG
- a CDS encoding siderophore-interacting protein yields MNESKPSRGIQGALVKLWRGGDFELTVTGRTQITPNYLRLHFTTGNLLAERPVHPTMWVRGWFPDGDRAHQRGYTLVNPDPVAATTDIDFALHDGLATRWAQDAKPGDTLEVTLLGSSFELPEPAPAGYVLVGDTASLPAINSLLQAIGEAPIQVYLEAGHDDDRDLQVGTGAPGLTVTWVDRKNNGEALVDTVRASAFDGSGHFGWVACDNRTTRSVVKVLREDYQIPKKAIKARAYWEA; encoded by the coding sequence ATGAACGAGTCGAAACCGTCGCGTGGAATCCAGGGGGCGCTGGTCAAACTCTGGCGAGGCGGCGACTTCGAGCTGACCGTCACCGGCCGCACCCAGATCACCCCGAACTACCTGCGGCTGCACTTCACCACCGGAAACCTGTTGGCCGAACGGCCGGTACACCCGACCATGTGGGTCCGCGGTTGGTTCCCCGACGGAGACAGGGCGCACCAGCGTGGCTACACGCTGGTCAACCCCGATCCGGTTGCCGCCACCACCGACATCGACTTTGCGCTCCATGACGGTCTGGCCACCCGCTGGGCCCAGGATGCCAAGCCCGGCGACACCCTCGAGGTGACGCTGCTCGGCAGCAGCTTCGAGCTGCCCGAGCCTGCGCCGGCCGGCTACGTCCTGGTCGGCGACACCGCATCGCTGCCGGCCATCAACTCGCTGCTGCAGGCCATCGGCGAGGCGCCCATCCAGGTGTACCTGGAGGCCGGACACGACGACGACCGCGATCTTCAGGTGGGTACCGGGGCGCCGGGACTGACCGTGACCTGGGTCGATCGCAAGAACAACGGCGAGGCGCTGGTCGATACTGTGCGGGCCTCGGCGTTCGACGGCTCGGGTCATTTCGGTTGGGTGGCATGCGACAACCGGACCACCCGGTCGGTGGTCAAGGTGCTGCGTGAGGACTACCAGATTCCGAAGAAGGCCATCAAAGCCCGGGCCTACTGGGAGGCTTGA
- a CDS encoding TetR/AcrR family transcriptional regulator — MANDWLAGRRTEVAAEAILDAADRLFAEQDAATVGMLEIARAAGCSRATLYRYYENRDVLHLAYVHREAFRVFAHVGEQIADISDPRTRLLDGVAIALRSVRESPALSSWFVATQRPIGGEVAAQSDVITGLVAAFLSELWPDLETAAAHRRANWLVRMMVSLLMFPGADEDDERAMLDEFVVAQLAPRDQASQ, encoded by the coding sequence ATGGCAAATGACTGGCTGGCCGGCCGACGCACCGAGGTCGCAGCGGAGGCCATCCTGGACGCCGCCGACCGCCTGTTCGCCGAACAGGATGCCGCGACCGTCGGAATGCTCGAAATCGCCAGGGCGGCAGGCTGTTCCCGCGCTACGCTCTACCGGTACTACGAGAACCGTGACGTGTTGCACCTGGCCTATGTGCACCGAGAGGCGTTTCGGGTGTTCGCCCACGTCGGCGAGCAGATCGCAGATATCAGCGACCCCCGCACCCGGCTGCTCGACGGTGTGGCGATCGCGCTGCGCAGCGTGCGGGAAAGTCCCGCCCTGTCATCGTGGTTCGTCGCCACCCAGCGGCCCATCGGCGGTGAGGTGGCCGCGCAGTCGGACGTCATCACCGGCCTGGTGGCAGCGTTCCTGTCAGAGTTGTGGCCGGACCTCGAGACGGCGGCCGCGCACCGCCGGGCCAACTGGCTGGTGCGGATGATGGTGTCGCTGTTGATGTTCCCCGGCGCCGACGAAGACGACGAGCGCGCGATGCTCGACGAATTCGTCGTGGCCCAGCTCGCCCCGAGAGATCAAGCCTCCCAGTAG
- a CDS encoding cytochrome P450 yields the protein MTAILSHETSDSPVAFQLADSAGWVDPWPMYRSLRDYDPVHHVVPADHPGADYYVLSRHADIWTAARDHETFSSAQGLTVNYGELELIGLQDNPPMVMTDPPVHTEFRKLVSRGFTPRQVEAVEPKVREFVVQRLEKLKAAGGGDIVAELFKPLPSMVVAHYLGVPEADRDQFDGWTEAIVAANTAEGGLGGALETLGSALGDMMGYFTALIERRRKEPEDDTVSHLVAAGQEEGAADTVDLLSILAFTFTMVTGGNDTTTGMLGGSVQLLHRQPDQRRLLVENPDLVTESIDELLRLTSPVQGLARTATRDVTIGDTTIPAGRKTLLLYGSGNRDERQYGPGAGELDVTRAPRNILTFSHGAHHCLGAAAARMQSRVALTELLSRIPEFTVDEDNIEWAGGSYVRRPLSVPFTIC from the coding sequence ATGACGGCGATTTTGTCTCACGAGACATCCGACTCCCCCGTGGCGTTCCAGCTTGCCGATTCCGCCGGGTGGGTCGATCCCTGGCCGATGTACCGGTCATTGCGCGACTACGATCCCGTGCACCACGTGGTGCCCGCCGACCATCCCGGCGCCGACTACTACGTGCTGTCCCGGCACGCCGACATCTGGACCGCCGCCCGCGACCACGAGACGTTCTCCTCGGCGCAGGGCCTGACCGTCAACTACGGCGAGCTCGAACTCATTGGACTGCAGGACAACCCGCCGATGGTGATGACGGACCCGCCCGTGCACACCGAATTCCGCAAGCTGGTGTCGCGCGGCTTCACCCCGCGCCAGGTCGAGGCCGTCGAGCCCAAGGTCCGCGAATTCGTCGTGCAACGGCTGGAGAAGCTCAAGGCCGCCGGTGGTGGAGACATCGTGGCCGAGCTGTTCAAGCCGCTGCCGTCGATGGTCGTCGCGCATTACCTGGGCGTGCCCGAGGCCGACCGCGATCAGTTCGACGGCTGGACCGAGGCCATCGTCGCGGCCAACACCGCCGAGGGTGGCCTGGGTGGTGCGCTCGAGACGCTGGGCAGCGCGCTCGGCGACATGATGGGGTACTTCACCGCGCTGATCGAGCGCCGTCGCAAGGAGCCCGAAGATGACACGGTGTCACACCTGGTCGCCGCCGGGCAAGAAGAAGGGGCTGCCGACACCGTTGATCTGCTGTCGATCCTCGCGTTCACCTTCACGATGGTCACCGGCGGCAACGACACCACCACCGGAATGCTGGGCGGCTCCGTGCAGCTCCTGCACCGGCAACCCGACCAGCGCCGCCTGCTCGTCGAAAACCCCGACCTCGTCACCGAATCCATCGACGAACTGCTCCGGCTCACCTCGCCGGTCCAGGGCCTCGCGCGCACTGCCACACGCGACGTGACCATCGGCGACACCACCATTCCGGCCGGTCGCAAGACGTTGCTGCTCTACGGCTCGGGCAACCGCGACGAGCGCCAATACGGCCCGGGCGCAGGCGAATTGGATGTGACGCGCGCACCACGCAATATCCTGACGTTCAGTCACGGCGCACACCACTGCCTGGGCGCGGCGGCCGCGCGGATGCAGTCTCGCGTCGCGCTGACCGAACTGCTCTCGCGGATACCGGAATTCACCGTCGATGAGGACAACATCGAGTGGGCCGGCGGCAGCTATGTGCGACGTCCGTTATCGGTGCCGTTTACCATCTGCTGA
- a CDS encoding FAD-binding oxidoreductase codes for MHTALPSLIADLPADAVVTDPDIVASYRQDRALDPDAGTPIAVVRPRSTEEVQTILRWASAHKIAVVPRGAGTSLSGGATAVDGGIVLTTERMRDIVVDTATRTAVVQPGLLNAEVKKAVAAQGLWYPPDPSSFEICSIGGNVATNAGGLCCVKYGVTTDYILGLQVVLADGTAVRLGGPRLKDVAGLSLTKLFVGSEGTLGVVTEATLRLLPPQHRGCTVVASFDSVRAAADAVVTVTGRIRPSMLEFMDDVAINAVEDKLKMGLDRTAKAMLVAASDDRGAAGVEDTAFMARVFTEAGATEVFSTDDPDEGEAFVAARRFAIPAVEAKGPLLLEDVGVPLPALADLVDGVGAIARKHDLLISVIAHAGDGNTHPLIVHDPNDADNTRRANIAFGEIMDLAVSLGGTITGEHGVGRLKRPWLAGQLGPEVMELNRRIKAALDPDNILNPGAGI; via the coding sequence GTGCACACCGCGCTGCCGAGCCTCATCGCCGACCTGCCCGCCGACGCCGTCGTCACCGATCCGGACATCGTCGCGTCCTACCGACAGGACCGCGCGCTGGATCCGGACGCCGGCACGCCCATCGCCGTGGTGCGGCCGCGGAGCACCGAAGAGGTACAGACGATCCTGCGGTGGGCCAGTGCTCACAAAATTGCGGTGGTGCCGCGCGGCGCCGGCACCAGCCTGTCCGGCGGCGCGACGGCCGTCGACGGCGGCATCGTGCTGACCACCGAACGGATGCGCGACATCGTCGTCGACACGGCCACCCGCACCGCCGTGGTGCAGCCCGGCCTGCTCAACGCCGAGGTGAAGAAAGCCGTTGCGGCCCAAGGACTCTGGTACCCACCCGATCCGTCGTCGTTCGAAATCTGCAGCATCGGCGGCAATGTGGCCACCAACGCCGGCGGCCTGTGCTGTGTGAAATACGGCGTCACGACCGACTACATTCTCGGCCTGCAGGTGGTCCTGGCCGACGGCACCGCGGTACGGCTCGGCGGGCCGCGGCTGAAGGACGTTGCGGGACTGAGCCTCACCAAACTGTTCGTCGGCAGCGAAGGCACACTCGGCGTCGTCACCGAGGCGACGCTGCGCCTGCTGCCGCCACAGCACCGCGGGTGCACTGTCGTGGCGAGCTTCGACTCGGTGCGGGCGGCAGCCGATGCCGTCGTGACCGTCACCGGCCGGATTCGCCCGTCGATGCTGGAGTTCATGGACGACGTCGCGATCAACGCGGTCGAGGACAAACTCAAGATGGGACTGGACCGCACCGCCAAGGCGATGCTGGTGGCGGCATCTGACGATCGCGGCGCCGCGGGCGTCGAGGACACCGCGTTCATGGCCCGCGTGTTCACCGAAGCCGGTGCGACAGAGGTGTTTTCGACCGACGACCCGGACGAGGGCGAAGCCTTCGTGGCCGCCCGGCGGTTCGCCATCCCGGCCGTGGAAGCCAAGGGCCCACTGCTCCTGGAGGACGTCGGGGTGCCGTTGCCCGCGCTGGCGGACCTGGTCGACGGCGTGGGTGCCATCGCCCGGAAGCACGACCTGCTGATCTCGGTGATCGCGCACGCCGGGGACGGCAACACCCACCCGCTGATCGTTCACGACCCGAACGACGCCGATAACACCCGACGGGCCAACATCGCGTTCGGCGAGATCATGGACCTCGCCGTGTCGCTGGGCGGCACCATCACCGGCGAACACGGCGTCGGCCGGCTCAAGCGGCCCTGGCTGGCCGGTCAACTCGGTCCCGAAGTCATGGAACTGAACCGCCGGATCAAGGCGGCACTGGACCCCGACAACATCCTGAATCCGGGCGCGGGCATCTGA